The Parashewanella spongiae genome has a window encoding:
- the nosZ gene encoding TAT-dependent nitrous-oxide reductase, with translation MQDKDNKELQQEVQNVDRRRFMGKSALLGAGAVAAPMTAAMFASMAKAQAKEAGNSAVVHPGELDEYYGFWSGGHSGEVRILGIPSMRELMRIPVFNVDSATGWGITNESKRIKGDSAHLLAGDSHHPHMSMTDGSYNGKYVFINDKANTRVARIRCDVMKTDKMLTVPNVQAIHGLRVQKVPYTKYIICNGEFEIPMNNDGKASLEDVSTYRSLFNVIDAESMEVAFQVMVDGNLDNTDADFDGKYFASTCYNSEMGMNLGEMITAERDHVVVFNLARCEAAVKAGKFKTYNSNKIPVLDGRKGSELTRYIPVPKSPHGLNTSPSGQYFVANGKLSPTVSIIAIDKLDDLFNDKIKPRDTIVAEPELGLGPLHTAFDNRGNAYTTLFLDSQIAKWNVEDAIRAHNGEKVNYLRQKLDVHYQPGHNHTSQGESRDADGKWLISLCKFSKDRFLPVGPLRPENDQLIDISGDEMKLVHDGPTFAEPHDCMIVHRSKVKPKKLWTRDDPIFADTVTMAKKDGVTLETDNKVIREGNKVRVYMTSIAPNFGMNEFKVKLGDEVTVVVTNLDQVEDVTHGFCMTNHGVQMEVGPQATSSVTFIANQPGVQWYYCNWFCHALHMEMRGRMLVEA, from the coding sequence ATGCAAGATAAAGATAACAAGGAACTTCAACAAGAAGTCCAAAACGTTGACAGACGTCGGTTCATGGGCAAATCAGCGCTTTTAGGTGCCGGCGCAGTTGCAGCACCAATGACAGCTGCTATGTTTGCTTCAATGGCGAAAGCTCAAGCAAAAGAAGCGGGCAACAGCGCAGTAGTTCACCCTGGTGAGTTGGATGAGTATTACGGATTTTGGAGTGGTGGTCACTCTGGAGAGGTACGTATTCTTGGCATTCCGTCAATGCGTGAATTGATGCGTATACCTGTATTTAACGTTGATAGCGCCACAGGTTGGGGGATAACCAACGAAAGTAAACGCATTAAAGGTGATAGCGCCCATTTGCTTGCGGGCGATTCACATCACCCACACATGAGTATGACGGACGGAAGCTACAACGGTAAGTATGTTTTCATTAACGACAAAGCGAACACTCGTGTAGCTCGTATTCGTTGTGATGTTATGAAAACAGATAAAATGCTCACTGTACCAAATGTGCAAGCGATTCATGGTTTACGTGTTCAAAAAGTCCCCTATACAAAATACATCATTTGTAATGGTGAATTCGAAATTCCAATGAACAACGATGGCAAAGCATCACTGGAAGATGTGAGCACTTACCGCTCATTGTTCAATGTCATCGATGCTGAAAGCATGGAAGTCGCTTTCCAAGTCATGGTTGATGGCAACTTGGATAACACAGATGCTGATTTCGATGGCAAATACTTCGCGTCAACGTGTTACAACTCTGAAATGGGGATGAACCTTGGTGAAATGATCACCGCTGAACGTGATCATGTTGTGGTATTTAACCTTGCACGTTGTGAAGCCGCAGTAAAAGCAGGTAAGTTCAAAACTTACAATAGTAACAAGATCCCAGTACTAGACGGTCGTAAAGGTTCTGAACTCACCCGTTATATCCCAGTACCTAAATCGCCACACGGTTTGAATACTTCACCTTCTGGTCAATATTTTGTAGCCAATGGTAAGTTATCACCAACAGTCTCAATCATTGCAATCGACAAGTTAGACGATCTATTCAACGACAAAATCAAGCCAAGAGATACCATTGTAGCTGAGCCAGAATTAGGCTTAGGCCCACTGCATACGGCATTTGATAATCGCGGCAACGCTTATACAACCTTGTTCTTAGACAGCCAGATTGCAAAATGGAATGTTGAAGACGCTATCCGCGCTCATAATGGTGAAAAAGTTAACTATCTACGCCAAAAGTTAGATGTTCACTATCAGCCGGGTCATAACCATACATCACAAGGCGAATCGCGTGATGCAGATGGTAAATGGCTAATCTCACTGTGTAAGTTCTCTAAAGATAGATTCTTGCCAGTAGGTCCGCTGCGCCCAGAGAATGATCAGCTCATTGACATTTCAGGCGACGAAATGAAGCTAGTTCACGATGGCCCAACTTTCGCTGAACCTCATGACTGTATGATTGTTCATCGCAGCAAAGTGAAGCCTAAAAAACTTTGGACTCGTGATGACCCAATTTTTGCAGATACTGTCACTATGGCGAAAAAAGACGGCGTAACGCTAGAAACTGACAACAAAGTTATCCGTGAAGGCAATAAAGTGCGCGTATACATGACATCAATTGCACCGAACTTCGGTATGAATGAGTTTAAAGTCAAACTGGGTGATGAAGTTACTGTTGTAGTGACAAATTTAGACCAAGTTGAAGATGTGACCCATGGTTTTTGTATGACCAACCACGGTGTGCAAATGGAAGTTGGTCCACAAGCAACATCTTCTGTGACCTTTATCGCCAATCAGCCGGGCGTACAGTGGTATTACTGTAACTGGTTCTGCCATGCACTACACATGGAAATGCGTGGCCGTATGTTGGTTGAAGCTTAA
- a CDS encoding nitrous oxide reductase family maturation protein NosD, protein MTHLIIFTLSTQVAFKALRRFLYRPSYFKAIFFSLAILLFPHAASSATHIATPSDNLQHILNNAQDGDTILLSEGTYQGNFTIPHAITLKAKTDKQAIIDANGTGNALFIEQSHTNIEDLKIINWGQDLTEQNAGIYSKKGSEHLVIKNNYLNGDAFGIWLEKGKFIQVMNNVIIGNPKLRSADRGNAIQLSIVQNVEVRNNDVSKVRDGLYIISSQNNVLENNTMHDLRYGIHYMYSHSNTVKYNTAYNTRAGYALMSSRNLDVHHNISRDSEDYGFLLNFITSSKIHHNQIYNVWTKPEHKVLGREGKGLFVYNSAYNSIDHNTVDTAEIGIHLTAGSEKTKVFANNFINNPVQVKFVANREEEWSKDGIGNYWSNYLGWDLNNDNQGDAPFEPNDGIDKLVWQYPEAKMLLDSPAVLILRWIQGQFPVLKPAGVKDSHPLMQPIMNDDNKSTLTMANNTHEK, encoded by the coding sequence ATGACGCATTTGATAATTTTTACTCTTTCCACGCAGGTCGCCTTTAAGGCTTTGCGTCGTTTTCTTTATCGTCCTTCTTACTTTAAAGCCATTTTTTTTTCTTTGGCGATATTACTTTTCCCTCATGCCGCTTCCAGCGCCACTCATATCGCAACGCCATCAGACAATTTACAACACATCCTCAATAACGCTCAAGATGGCGACACCATATTGCTATCAGAAGGCACTTATCAAGGCAATTTCACGATTCCCCACGCCATCACGCTAAAGGCAAAAACTGACAAGCAAGCCATCATTGATGCAAATGGAACAGGTAACGCGCTATTTATCGAACAATCACATACCAACATCGAAGACCTTAAGATTATCAATTGGGGGCAAGACCTAACGGAACAAAATGCAGGCATTTATTCAAAAAAAGGCAGCGAACATTTAGTCATCAAGAATAATTATCTAAATGGTGATGCTTTCGGTATTTGGTTGGAAAAAGGAAAGTTCATTCAGGTAATGAATAACGTCATTATTGGCAATCCGAAATTACGCTCAGCAGATCGTGGTAATGCCATCCAACTGTCTATCGTTCAAAACGTCGAAGTGCGTAATAATGATGTCAGCAAGGTTCGCGATGGTTTGTACATTATATCAAGCCAAAATAATGTATTAGAAAATAATACCATGCACGATTTACGTTATGGGATCCACTACATGTACTCCCACAGCAATACGGTGAAATACAATACCGCTTATAATACTCGAGCGGGCTACGCATTAATGAGCTCTCGTAACCTTGATGTTCACCACAACATCAGCCGCGACAGTGAAGATTACGGTTTTTTACTCAATTTCATTACCTCCTCAAAAATTCATCACAATCAAATTTATAACGTCTGGACTAAGCCTGAACATAAAGTATTAGGCCGAGAAGGAAAAGGCTTATTTGTGTATAACTCGGCTTATAACAGCATTGATCATAATACTGTAGATACGGCTGAAATAGGTATTCACCTCACCGCGGGTTCGGAAAAAACCAAAGTTTTTGCTAACAATTTTATTAATAACCCAGTCCAAGTAAAATTTGTGGCAAATCGCGAAGAAGAGTGGAGCAAAGACGGCATAGGTAACTATTGGAGTAACTACCTAGGCTGGGATTTAAACAACGACAACCAAGGTGATGCGCCTTTCGAACCCAATGATGGCATTGATAAATTAGTCTGGCAGTACCCTGAGGCAAAAATGCTGCTCGACAGTCCGGCAGTGCTTATTTTGCGGTGGATACAAGGGCAATTTCCAGTATTAAAACCAGCCGGTGTAAAAGACAGCCATCCGCTAATGCAACCCATTATGAATGATGATAATAAAAGTACACTAACTATGGCGAATAACACTCATGAAAAATAA
- a CDS encoding ABC transporter ATP-binding protein: MKNNADQPVVTMHNVAKHYDKVTALKNVNLNLFAGEVLGLFGHNGAGKTTMMKLILGIIKSTHGEVKVFDTDPMSAQAFESRKHIGYLPENVSFYDHLTGKEVLTYFARLKQAPKSQVVELLEQVGLTHAMKRPVKTYSKGMRQRLGLAQAFLGTPKLLLLDEPTVGLDPIATQEFYQSVDKLKVSGASIILCSHVLPGVEQHIDKAMIISSGQPLAQGSLVELRERAQLPVNIKTKGLNGALVADERFVDFLVKANHLQVPESQKLTITRQLLDMESITDIQVEPADLEQVYQYYLSGKFNASHKAHTLTQEQK; the protein is encoded by the coding sequence ATGAAAAATAACGCGGATCAGCCAGTAGTGACAATGCACAATGTTGCTAAACATTATGACAAAGTAACCGCACTTAAAAACGTCAACTTAAATTTATTTGCCGGTGAAGTACTCGGCTTATTTGGCCATAACGGTGCCGGAAAAACCACAATGATGAAGCTTATCTTAGGCATCATCAAATCAACTCACGGCGAAGTAAAAGTCTTTGATACTGATCCTATGTCAGCGCAGGCATTTGAAAGCCGTAAACATATTGGTTACTTACCTGAAAATGTCAGTTTTTATGACCACCTGACAGGTAAAGAGGTACTCACTTACTTTGCAAGGCTCAAACAAGCACCTAAGTCTCAAGTGGTTGAGTTACTTGAGCAAGTAGGATTAACTCATGCAATGAAGCGTCCTGTAAAGACTTACTCTAAAGGCATGAGACAACGACTGGGCCTCGCACAAGCCTTTCTCGGTACTCCCAAGTTATTACTGCTTGATGAACCGACTGTGGGGCTCGACCCTATCGCAACACAAGAGTTTTATCAGAGTGTTGATAAACTCAAAGTCAGTGGTGCAAGTATTATCTTATGCTCTCACGTGCTGCCGGGCGTTGAGCAACATATTGATAAAGCCATGATCATTTCAAGTGGTCAACCTCTTGCTCAAGGCAGCTTAGTTGAGCTTAGAGAGCGAGCTCAATTACCCGTGAATATTAAAACCAAAGGGTTGAACGGTGCATTAGTAGCGGATGAACGTTTTGTCGACTTTTTGGTGAAAGCCAATCATCTACAGGTTCCTGAATCACAAAAACTCACCATTACAAGGCAGTTGTTGGATATGGAAAGCATCACTGACATTCAAGTCGAGCCTGCGGATTTAGAACAAGTCTATCAATATTATCTTTCTGGAAAGTTCAACGCGAGCCATAAAGCACACACGCTCACACAGGAGCAAAAATAA
- a CDS encoding ABC transporter permease, whose protein sequence is MNPILSVAIKEFQDGLRNRWFISITLIFAVLSLGLSYYGSVASGQIGIASLSSTIASLSSLAVFLIPLIALLLAYDSFVGEQESGTLLLLLTYPISHRQLLLGKFTGQGAIIALATLIGFGSAAILLSTQSDPAAVFHSFGLFIATAILLGLSFISIAYVISLLVNEKSKAAGLALILWFFFILVFDLAMLAVLVGIEDGLSQQQLVQLMLFNPADIFRMVNLASLDTSDVNGVLAIAINGSISPMGLLGLQIAWIATPLSAAAIIFNRKTL, encoded by the coding sequence ATGAATCCGATCCTCTCTGTTGCCATAAAAGAGTTTCAAGATGGACTGAGAAACCGTTGGTTTATCTCCATTACCTTGATTTTTGCCGTTTTATCGCTTGGGCTGAGCTATTATGGCTCCGTCGCATCCGGACAAATTGGTATTGCGTCGTTATCATCGACCATTGCCAGCTTATCCAGTCTTGCTGTTTTTTTAATCCCACTGATTGCATTGCTTTTAGCTTATGACAGCTTTGTAGGGGAACAAGAGTCGGGTACGTTATTGTTGCTGCTCACCTACCCGATCAGTCACCGCCAACTTTTGCTTGGAAAATTTACAGGACAAGGCGCCATTATAGCGCTGGCTACGCTGATAGGCTTTGGCAGTGCAGCCATACTGCTGAGCACGCAATCTGATCCAGCTGCGGTTTTTCATAGCTTTGGATTATTCATCGCCACTGCTATTTTGCTTGGTTTAAGTTTTATATCTATTGCTTATGTGATCAGCTTACTCGTCAATGAAAAATCCAAAGCGGCAGGGCTTGCGCTTATCTTATGGTTCTTTTTCATATTAGTGTTTGATTTAGCCATGCTCGCTGTTTTAGTGGGCATTGAAGATGGCTTATCACAGCAGCAACTGGTGCAACTCATGCTATTCAATCCGGCTGATATATTTCGTATGGTCAATCTTGCGAGCCTTGATACCTCAGATGTAAATGGCGTATTAGCTATCGCCATTAATGGCAGCATTTCACCAATGGGTTTATTAGGGTTGCAGATCGCATGGATAGCCACACCTTTATCGGCCGCTGCGATTATTTTTAATAGGAAAACACTTTAA
- a CDS encoding nitrous oxide reductase accessory protein NosL, which yields MINLNNKININLKTAFTLLFITFVSACGQNESELSVRQAQQIHAGDECHLCGMLITNFPGPKGELYTKTSDKVKKFCSTRDMFSFLLDPEYQKQVKEVFVHDMSKSHWDKPDDSYFIDARKAWFVVGSNKTGAMGKTIASFSLKTDAEKFSQEFGGKVYPFKDIKMGML from the coding sequence ATGATTAACCTAAATAATAAAATAAACATCAACTTGAAGACGGCTTTTACACTTTTGTTCATCACTTTTGTCTCGGCTTGTGGTCAAAATGAATCTGAACTAAGTGTAAGGCAGGCTCAGCAAATCCATGCTGGCGACGAATGTCATTTATGCGGCATGTTAATTACAAATTTTCCCGGGCCAAAAGGTGAGCTATACACCAAAACATCAGATAAAGTGAAAAAGTTTTGCTCGACTCGCGATATGTTCAGTTTCTTACTCGACCCTGAATACCAAAAGCAAGTGAAAGAAGTGTTTGTGCACGACATGAGTAAGAGCCACTGGGATAAGCCAGATGATAGCTACTTCATTGATGCCCGAAAAGCATGGTTTGTTGTAGGCTCAAATAAAACTGGCGCGATGGGAAAAACCATAGCCAGCTTTAGCTTAAAAACCGATGCTGAAAAATTTTCACAAGAATTTGGAGGAAAAGTATACCCATTTAAAGACATTAAGATGGGCATGCTATAA
- a CDS encoding thiopurine S-methyltransferase, producing the protein MSLQDWTNRWSEGRIGFHLAEVNPHLIEHWQKVTSIRKNVFVPLCGKSQDLMWLQKQGLKVVGAELVEVAVESFFNEQQLNPKIEKSGSNHLWCDDGINIYQGDFFTLPIGEISSDVFYDRAALIALPRGLRQQYVNQLLTVASELQQGLLVTLDYDQNKVDGPPYSVPKYEVEQLFSKDFIIQKLSETIVDTPPGFRKNGIMQMQETVYKLTKK; encoded by the coding sequence ATGAGTCTTCAAGACTGGACAAACCGTTGGAGTGAAGGTCGTATTGGCTTTCACCTTGCCGAAGTAAACCCACACTTAATTGAACATTGGCAAAAAGTCACTTCAATACGAAAAAATGTATTTGTCCCACTTTGTGGAAAAAGTCAGGACTTAATGTGGTTACAAAAACAAGGACTTAAAGTTGTTGGTGCCGAGCTGGTCGAAGTGGCTGTTGAGTCATTTTTTAACGAGCAACAACTTAACCCTAAAATTGAAAAATCGGGCTCAAATCATCTGTGGTGCGATGATGGTATCAATATTTATCAAGGTGATTTTTTTACTTTGCCAATAGGTGAAATTAGCAGTGATGTATTTTATGATCGCGCCGCACTCATTGCGCTCCCACGAGGATTACGCCAGCAATACGTTAATCAATTATTAACCGTTGCAAGTGAGCTACAACAAGGCTTATTAGTTACTCTCGACTACGACCAAAATAAGGTTGATGGCCCACCATACTCCGTCCCAAAATACGAAGTTGAACAACTATTCTCGAAGGACTTTATCATTCAAAAATTATCTGAAACGATAGTAGACACTCCACCTGGATTTAGAAAAAATGGCATTATGCAGATGCAAGAAACGGTTTATAAATTAACGAAAAAATGA
- a CDS encoding ankyrin repeat domain-containing protein, giving the protein MAVESASPMLVISTQKNSETSVSEFDLQLCSDAATSGKNLIVSLYSETLGKQVEKQYQVRESKQSPHWSFVCSEIAVEQLGFLNPIHPNYEEYKNGVVTEFKAKLRHFSQKLDFIYKLFVNAQHGENISYKTIEDKDEAKRVVNFCMDDGCTPLLAACASKKSAPATIKQLISFGAKIDSTRGNRCALSFACERGDYKVVEAMLNNGANPNPKTPKGGISPLAWAVLRDDNPLKLVTLLLDNGADVDGCCPEFQSTPLMESVHAADIKVMQLLLQRGAKVDFVNSAGRTALFHAIANRCMQHAQLLIDYDANLDVKDKKGETPFSVYGKAADEFESDATVPAETTFLKYAIEKDCWSVAIGFLKADQTRGTQLVKELDTKKSASTIYKTEALLNLIGGAATTNATGQTILYFALKARDLKAAAEIIKLEPKQISLLSANKKHRAELCKQPTLKEFITTAESKFAKEAP; this is encoded by the coding sequence ATGGCGGTTGAATCGGCGTCACCAATGCTCGTTATCTCGACACAAAAAAATTCAGAGACATCAGTATCTGAATTCGATCTTCAACTATGCAGTGATGCAGCTACTAGCGGCAAAAACTTGATAGTGAGTTTATATAGTGAGACTTTGGGTAAACAAGTTGAAAAACAATATCAAGTCAGAGAGAGTAAGCAGTCTCCTCATTGGTCTTTTGTGTGTTCTGAAATTGCGGTCGAGCAATTAGGCTTCTTAAACCCAATACATCCAAATTATGAGGAGTATAAGAACGGAGTAGTGACTGAATTTAAAGCGAAACTGCGTCATTTTAGTCAAAAATTAGATTTCATCTATAAGCTCTTTGTAAATGCTCAACATGGGGAAAATATTTCCTACAAAACTATCGAAGATAAGGATGAAGCGAAAAGGGTTGTGAATTTTTGTATGGACGATGGTTGCACACCTTTACTTGCGGCATGTGCCAGTAAGAAATCGGCACCAGCTACGATAAAACAGTTAATCTCATTTGGCGCTAAAATTGATTCAACTCGAGGTAATCGATGTGCCTTAAGTTTTGCTTGTGAACGTGGCGATTATAAAGTCGTTGAAGCCATGCTTAATAATGGCGCTAATCCAAACCCTAAAACTCCAAAAGGGGGAATATCACCACTGGCATGGGCTGTGTTGAGAGATGATAATCCACTTAAATTAGTTACCTTATTACTTGATAATGGAGCCGATGTCGATGGCTGTTGCCCAGAGTTTCAAAGCACACCGCTAATGGAATCTGTACACGCGGCTGATATAAAAGTAATGCAGTTGTTACTGCAAAGAGGGGCGAAAGTAGACTTTGTTAATTCAGCAGGAAGAACGGCACTGTTTCATGCCATTGCGAATAGATGCATGCAGCACGCACAACTTTTGATTGATTATGATGCGAACCTTGATGTAAAAGATAAAAAAGGAGAAACGCCATTTTCTGTGTATGGAAAAGCTGCAGACGAATTTGAAAGTGACGCAACGGTTCCTGCAGAAACCACTTTTTTAAAATATGCCATTGAAAAGGATTGTTGGTCAGTCGCCATCGGTTTCTTAAAAGCAGACCAGACTAGAGGCACGCAGCTAGTGAAAGAGCTAGACACCAAGAAAAGCGCGTCGACAATTTATAAAACGGAAGCTTTGCTAAATCTTATTGGCGGAGCAGCAACTACTAATGCCACAGGCCAGACAATATTATATTTTGCACTTAAAGCAAGAGACCTAAAAGCAGCTGCAGAAATTATTAAACTAGAACCGAAACAAATTTCTCTGTTGTCGGCGAATAAAAAGCATAGAGCTGAATTATGCAAGCAACCAACTCTAAAGGAATTTATCACCACAGCTGAATCAAAATTCGCAAAAGAGGCTCCCTAA
- a CDS encoding zinc ribbon-containing protein produces MSERSSALLKLYQSLIKQIQQEYQMDNTLTANDLFQSVAHGKQFLALKQGSDIKELALVEEFLKRDISAFLKQQNESSLASSPTMLAIENTLWHWLGEISDRSQVEWHELAQEFEHHGFYQVGDIVSQGQIICNQCGHGFNIEFPTTIPSCTECDCEQFSREPLEP; encoded by the coding sequence ATGAGTGAAAGAAGCAGTGCATTACTTAAGTTGTATCAAAGCTTAATAAAACAGATCCAACAAGAGTACCAAATGGATAACACACTGACAGCAAATGATTTATTTCAGTCAGTTGCACATGGTAAGCAGTTTTTAGCACTTAAGCAGGGTTCTGACATAAAAGAGCTTGCATTGGTCGAAGAATTTTTAAAACGTGATATTTCGGCTTTTTTGAAACAACAGAATGAATCTAGCTTAGCATCAAGCCCGACGATGCTAGCAATTGAAAATACACTCTGGCACTGGCTTGGTGAAATTAGCGATCGCAGTCAAGTCGAATGGCATGAGCTTGCACAGGAATTTGAACACCATGGTTTCTATCAGGTTGGCGATATAGTCAGTCAAGGGCAAATTATTTGTAATCAATGTGGACATGGCTTCAACATTGAGTTTCCAACCACGATTCCGTCTTGTACTGAATGTGACTGTGAGCAGTTTAGTCGAGAGCCTTTAGAACCATAG
- the leuS gene encoding leucine--tRNA ligase, with amino-acid sequence MQEQYNPSEIEANVQKHWAESKTFEVTEDESKEKFYCLSMFPYPSGRLHMGHVRNYTIGDVVARYQRLQGKNVLQPIGWDSFGLPAENAAINNKTAPAPWTYKNIDYMKNQLKMLGFGYDWSREIATCTPEYYRWEQWFFTKLYEKGLVYKKTASVNWCPNDQTVLANEQVQDGCCWRCDTPVEQKDIPQWFIKITAYAEELLNDLDDLPEWPDQVKAMQRNWIGRSEGVEITFNVADSDQSFDVYTTRPDTLMGVTYVAVAAGHPLAEEAAENNTELANFIDECKNSSTSETDIATIEKAGVFTGQYATHPLTGKQVPIWAANFVLMSYGTGAVMSVPAHDQRDYEFATKYGLNIEAVIKPNEGELDISKVAFIDKGVLFNSGEFDGLAFEQAFDAIAAKLESENKGTRKVNYRLRDWGVSRQRYWGAPIPMATLEDGTVMPIPEEQLPLELPEDVVMDGIQSPIKADTKWAELTINGQKAMAETDTFDTFMESSWYYARYCSPHADQMLDPTKANYWLPVDQYIGGIEHACMHLLYFRFFHKLLRDAGLVDSNEPAKRLLTQGMVLADAYYYTNAKGARVWVSPQDVVELEKDDKGRVIKAVDKDGNVLTYTGMSKMSKSKNNGIDPQTMVEKYGADTVRLFMMFASPPELTLEWQESGVDGAHRFIKRIWKLASDHLAQGDTVNLDKSALNSAQKTLRRELHKTIQKVTDDIGRRQMFNTAIASIMELMNHLTKAKKESEQDRAIIAEALSAIARLLYPITPHMSFQLWNELGNTGAIEDSRWPEVDESALVEDSKLIIVQVNGKVRAKITVAADATKEEVEALGLSHEHVAKFTDGNTIRKIIYVPGKLLNIVAN; translated from the coding sequence ATGCAAGAGCAATATAATCCCTCAGAAATTGAAGCTAATGTTCAAAAACACTGGGCTGAAAGTAAAACCTTTGAAGTAACCGAAGACGAAAGCAAAGAAAAATTCTACTGCTTATCAATGTTCCCATACCCTTCAGGTCGTTTGCACATGGGTCATGTGCGTAACTACACCATCGGTGATGTTGTGGCACGCTACCAGCGTCTACAAGGCAAGAATGTTCTACAACCTATCGGTTGGGATTCATTTGGTCTTCCAGCAGAAAATGCCGCCATTAATAATAAAACGGCACCCGCTCCGTGGACATACAAAAACATCGATTACATGAAAAACCAGCTTAAAATGCTAGGTTTTGGTTATGACTGGAGCCGTGAAATTGCAACTTGTACTCCAGAGTATTATCGCTGGGAGCAATGGTTTTTCACTAAACTTTACGAAAAAGGTTTAGTTTATAAAAAAACAGCTTCTGTTAACTGGTGTCCCAATGACCAAACAGTATTGGCGAATGAACAAGTACAAGATGGATGCTGTTGGCGCTGTGATACCCCTGTAGAGCAAAAAGATATTCCACAGTGGTTCATAAAAATTACCGCCTATGCTGAAGAATTGCTTAACGATTTAGATGATTTACCTGAATGGCCAGATCAAGTTAAAGCTATGCAGCGTAACTGGATTGGTCGAAGTGAAGGGGTTGAAATTACCTTTAATGTTGCCGATAGTGACCAAAGCTTCGATGTATATACCACTCGCCCTGATACCTTAATGGGCGTGACTTATGTCGCTGTTGCTGCAGGTCACCCATTAGCCGAAGAAGCCGCAGAAAATAATACCGAACTTGCCAACTTTATCGATGAATGTAAAAACAGCAGCACCTCCGAAACAGACATTGCTACCATCGAAAAAGCTGGCGTATTTACAGGCCAATATGCAACGCACCCTCTTACAGGTAAACAAGTACCTATTTGGGCCGCAAACTTTGTGTTGATGAGCTACGGTACTGGTGCGGTTATGTCTGTACCTGCACACGATCAACGTGACTATGAGTTCGCCACAAAATATGGCTTAAACATTGAAGCCGTGATCAAACCAAATGAAGGTGAGCTCGACATCAGTAAAGTGGCTTTCATAGACAAAGGCGTATTGTTTAACTCGGGCGAATTCGACGGTTTAGCCTTTGAACAAGCCTTTGATGCGATAGCAGCTAAGCTAGAGTCGGAAAACAAAGGCACTCGTAAAGTTAATTATCGTTTGCGTGATTGGGGCGTTTCTCGTCAGCGTTACTGGGGAGCTCCTATCCCTATGGCGACATTGGAAGACGGTACAGTCATGCCAATTCCAGAAGAGCAACTGCCTTTGGAATTACCTGAAGATGTTGTAATGGATGGCATTCAAAGCCCAATTAAAGCCGATACTAAATGGGCTGAATTGACGATTAACGGTCAAAAAGCGATGGCTGAAACCGATACGTTTGATACCTTTATGGAGTCAAGCTGGTATTACGCACGTTACTGTAGCCCTCATGCTGATCAAATGCTTGATCCAACCAAAGCAAACTACTGGTTACCGGTTGATCAGTACATTGGTGGTATCGAGCATGCTTGTATGCACTTATTGTACTTCCGTTTCTTCCATAAATTACTGCGTGATGCAGGGTTGGTTGATTCAAATGAGCCTGCAAAACGATTACTTACTCAAGGCATGGTGTTGGCTGATGCTTATTACTACACCAACGCTAAAGGAGCTCGAGTTTGGGTTTCGCCACAAGATGTAGTAGAGCTTGAGAAAGACGATAAAGGCCGTGTCATTAAAGCAGTTGATAAAGATGGCAACGTGTTGACTTACACCGGCATGAGCAAAATGTCTAAGTCTAAAAATAACGGTATCGACCCACAAACTATGGTTGAAAAGTACGGTGCGGATACGGTTCGTTTATTCATGATGTTTGCATCGCCTCCAGAGTTAACACTTGAGTGGCAAGAGTCTGGCGTTGATGGGGCACACCGTTTCATCAAGCGTATATGGAAACTTGCAAGTGATCATCTTGCACAAGGTGACACGGTTAATTTAGATAAATCAGCCCTGAACAGCGCCCAAAAGACGCTTCGCCGTGAACTGCATAAAACCATTCAAAAAGTCACTGATGATATCGGTCGTCGTCAAATGTTCAATACGGCCATTGCTTCAATAATGGAATTAATGAATCACCTGACTAAAGCGAAAAAAGAATCCGAACAAGACAGAGCTATTATTGCCGAAGCTCTGTCAGCGATCGCACGTTTACTTTACCCAATCACGCCTCACATGAGTTTCCAACTGTGGAATGAATTAGGCAACACTGGCGCAATCGAAGATAGCCGCTGGCCAGAGGTCGATGAATCAGCATTGGTTGAAGACAGCAAACTTATAATTGTTCAAGTAAATGGTAAGGTAAGAGCCAAAATCACCGTTGCGGCCGATGCGACTAAAGAGGAAGTTGAAGCATTAGGATTGAGTCATGAACACGTGGCTAAATTTACTGACGGTAATACTATTCGTAAAATCATTTATGTACCGGGTAAGCTACTGAATATTGTTGCGAACTAA